A genome region from Yoonia vestfoldensis includes the following:
- the pdeM gene encoding ligase-associated DNA damage response endonuclease PdeM has translation MNSYAFTFCGMRCQALASGALWLPEAGTLCVSDLHLGKSDRIARRSGVMLPPYEVQETLDRLAGDIGATDPRQVICLGDSFDDLTAAGSLDDAMRLRLTSLQAGRNWVWIEGNHDPGPVDLGGSHLAQIQVGTLSFRHIATSATAEVSGHYHPKHRLAGRSRPAFVVDATRMIMPAYGAYTGGLDCMAPVIRQLFGPRAFAILTGHKALAVPLA, from the coding sequence ATGAACAGCTATGCTTTCACCTTTTGCGGCATGCGCTGCCAGGCCCTGGCCAGCGGCGCGCTCTGGCTTCCAGAGGCCGGCACGCTCTGCGTTTCTGACCTGCATCTGGGCAAATCCGACCGGATCGCGCGGCGCAGCGGTGTGATGCTGCCCCCTTATGAGGTGCAGGAAACGCTGGACAGGCTGGCAGGCGATATCGGCGCAACCGATCCGCGACAGGTGATCTGCCTTGGCGACAGTTTCGACGATCTGACCGCGGCAGGCAGTCTGGATGATGCAATGCGCCTGCGACTGACCAGCCTGCAGGCGGGCCGGAACTGGGTATGGATCGAAGGCAATCACGACCCCGGTCCCGTCGATCTGGGCGGCAGCCATCTGGCGCAGATCCAGGTGGGCACGCTAAGCTTTCGCCATATCGCAACCAGCGCCACCGCCGAGGTATCAGGCCATTACCACCCCAAGCACCGGCTTGCCGGGCGCAGCCGCCCCGCCTTTGTCGTCGATGCCACCCGCATGATCATGCCCGCCTATGGCGCCTATACGGGTGGGCTGGATTGCATGGCGCCGGTGATCCGACAGCT
- a CDS encoding ligase-associated DNA damage response DEXH box helicase, giving the protein MPDATRHLPALFHDWFAGRGWSVHPHQQAMLDRAGDPALLLIAPTGGGKTLAGFLPSLAELADGTHQGLHTLYVSPLKALAADIKRNLRRPVDDMALPIRIEDRTGDTSYTQKRRQRADPPHILLTTPESLALLISYEDAPRIFAGLQRVIVDEIHALAESKRGDQLMLALSRLQTLAPGLRRVGLSATVEDPPAIARMLARHPDPCPILLADPGPAPDIAMLQTDAPPPWAGGGATYAIPAVLEAVKQHKTTLIFHNTRAQAEIFFHNLWLANTDDLPIGIHHGSLAREQRERVESAMVAGQLRAIVCTGSLDLGIDWGDVDLVIQVGAPKNVKRLVQRIGRANHRYNAPSKALLVPANRFEVVECVAALQAVQAHDLDGDPKGAGPRDVLCQHILIAACAGPFHADDLFAEVRSTGAYAGLTRAEFDACLDFCATGGYALRAYDRWKRLLQTADGKWQLRDPRAALRIRMNIGTIQDTDTLKVRMKGNFKPLGEVEEAFAATLTQGDTFLIGGQIVRYEGLREMTVEVTRDAAKTPKIATFMGTKFANSTQLSQRILRMFAQDDWPQLPAHTADWLGLQRQLSKLPQADRILVESFPHDGRQHLCVYGFAGRNAMQTLGMLLTQRMEELGLHPLGFVATDYAVLIWGLDAVTDAAPLFRAPDLRAGFEDWLSGNAVMKRTFRGAATIAGLIERNLPQARKSGRQATFSSDILYDTLAKYDPDHLMLQITREEALRGLVDFGRIEEMLTRTAGRVDHILLDRVTPLAMPLLLEQGRIALAGAGRERLMEDAAAALIAKVGLAID; this is encoded by the coding sequence ATGCCGGACGCCACGCGCCACCTGCCAGCGCTATTTCACGACTGGTTCGCAGGCCGCGGCTGGTCGGTGCATCCGCATCAGCAGGCGATGCTGGACCGCGCGGGCGACCCCGCGCTGCTGCTGATCGCACCCACCGGCGGGGGCAAGACGCTGGCGGGTTTTCTGCCCAGCCTTGCAGAATTGGCGGATGGGACGCATCAGGGGCTGCACACGCTCTATGTCTCGCCGCTCAAGGCGCTGGCGGCGGATATCAAACGCAATCTGCGCAGACCCGTCGATGACATGGCTTTACCGATCCGGATCGAGGATCGGACCGGCGATACATCCTATACCCAAAAACGCCGCCAGCGCGCCGACCCGCCGCATATCTTGCTGACGACGCCGGAATCGCTGGCGCTGTTGATCAGCTATGAGGACGCGCCGCGCATCTTTGCCGGATTGCAGCGCGTGATCGTCGATGAAATCCATGCTTTGGCCGAAAGCAAACGGGGCGATCAGCTGATGCTGGCGCTCAGCCGCTTGCAGACCCTTGCCCCCGGCCTGCGCCGTGTCGGCCTGTCCGCCACGGTCGAGGATCCGCCCGCCATCGCCCGGATGCTGGCGCGCCACCCAGACCCCTGCCCGATCCTGCTGGCCGATCCAGGCCCTGCCCCCGATATCGCCATGCTGCAAACTGACGCCCCCCCGCCTTGGGCCGGGGGTGGGGCGACCTATGCGATCCCCGCCGTGCTGGAGGCCGTGAAACAGCACAAAACCACGCTGATCTTTCACAATACCCGCGCCCAGGCCGAGATTTTCTTTCACAATCTCTGGCTGGCCAATACCGATGATCTGCCGATCGGCATCCACCACGGCAGTCTGGCGCGCGAACAGCGCGAACGCGTGGAATCCGCGATGGTCGCAGGCCAGCTGCGCGCCATCGTCTGCACCGGCAGTCTGGATCTGGGGATCGATTGGGGCGATGTCGATCTGGTCATTCAGGTCGGCGCGCCCAAGAATGTGAAACGTCTGGTGCAGCGGATCGGACGCGCCAATCACCGCTATAACGCGCCGTCCAAGGCGCTGCTGGTGCCTGCCAACCGGTTCGAGGTTGTCGAATGCGTCGCCGCCTTGCAGGCCGTGCAAGCCCATGACCTTGACGGCGACCCCAAGGGCGCTGGCCCGCGCGATGTGCTGTGCCAACATATCCTGATTGCGGCCTGCGCGGGGCCGTTTCATGCCGATGATCTGTTCGCCGAGGTCCGCAGCACGGGTGCCTATGCCGGGCTGACCCGCGCGGAGTTCGACGCCTGCCTCGATTTCTGCGCCACCGGCGGCTATGCTTTGCGCGCCTATGACCGCTGGAAACGGCTGTTGCAGACCGCGGATGGCAAATGGCAGCTGCGCGACCCGCGCGCGGCCCTGCGGATCCGGATGAATATCGGCACGATTCAGGACACCGACACGCTCAAGGTCCGCATGAAGGGCAATTTCAAACCCCTGGGCGAGGTCGAAGAAGCCTTTGCCGCCACCCTGACCCAAGGCGACACTTTCCTGATCGGTGGCCAGATCGTGCGCTACGAAGGCCTGCGCGAAATGACGGTCGAGGTCACGCGCGACGCCGCTAAAACCCCCAAGATCGCGACCTTCATGGGCACGAAATTCGCCAATTCCACGCAGCTCTCGCAGCGCATCCTGCGGATGTTCGCGCAAGATGACTGGCCGCAATTGCCCGCCCACACCGCCGATTGGCTGGGGCTACAACGGCAGCTGTCCAAACTGCCTCAGGCCGACCGGATCCTGGTCGAAAGCTTCCCCCATGACGGGCGCCAGCATCTGTGCGTCTACGGCTTCGCAGGGCGCAATGCGATGCAGACGCTGGGGATGCTCTTGACCCAGCGGATGGAGGAATTGGGCCTGCATCCTTTGGGTTTCGTCGCCACCGATTACGCGGTGCTGATCTGGGGGCTCGATGCGGTGACTGACGCGGCGCCCCTGTTTCGCGCCCCCGACCTGCGCGCCGGGTTCGAGGATTGGCTGTCCGGCAATGCCGTCATGAAACGCACCTTTCGCGGGGCCGCGACCATCGCGGGGCTGATCGAACGCAACCTGCCGCAGGCGCGCAAATCGGGGCGGCAGGCGACGTTTTCCTCCGACATCCTCTACGACACTTTGGCCAAATACGACCCCGACCACCTGATGCTGCAAATCACCCGTGAAGAGGCCCTGCGCGGTCTGGTGGATTTCGGTCGGATCGAGGAAATGCTGACGCGCACCGCAGGCCGCGTCGATCATATCCTGCTGGACCGGGTGACCCCGCTTGCGATGCCGCTTTTACTAGAACAGGGGCGCATCGCGCTGGCCGGTGCAGGGCGCGAACGGCTGATGGAAGACGCAGCCGCAGCGCTGATCGCCAAGGTCGGATTGGCGATAGATTGA
- a CDS encoding ATPase: MNVQASSVMAPPAPRDLDAMLLPMAMMRDILIKTMFRMNLDLVTQVSQAICLPVSVTQQLVDLARGQLLLEATGSLNLNSSGEIGYRLTDTGRARALDALHQSEYYGPMPVPLSVYTEQVKRQSIRNTQITREHLTTAMDHLVLPADLLSNLGPAVSAGRSILMYGPPGNGKSSISNGIRDALGDKIYVPRAIAYSGQVITVYDPVVHSAAEDDLDDPSSLRRTSGRFDTRYVRCERPTVITGGELSLAMLDLVYNPTARTYQAPLQLKSTGGIFIVDDLGRQAEPPQMLVNRWIVPLEEDKDILALQSGEKFEVPFDTLVIFSTNFHPNTIFDKAALRRIFYKIKIDGPSQEDYLKIFAMVARKRKMPLDEETLVHLLNRRYPEIDNIYANYQPVFLIDQMIAICEFEGIPYQMSPELIDRAWANMFVADEDILR; the protein is encoded by the coding sequence ATGAATGTGCAAGCTTCCAGTGTCATGGCACCGCCCGCCCCGCGCGATCTGGATGCGATGTTGCTGCCCATGGCGATGATGCGCGATATCCTGATCAAGACGATGTTCCGCATGAACCTTGATCTGGTCACCCAGGTCAGCCAGGCGATCTGCCTGCCGGTCTCGGTCACACAGCAATTGGTCGATCTGGCGCGCGGCCAGCTGCTGCTAGAGGCGACAGGCTCGCTGAACCTCAACAGCAGCGGCGAAATCGGCTATCGGCTGACCGATACGGGCCGCGCCCGCGCGCTTGATGCGCTGCACCAGTCGGAATATTACGGGCCGATGCCGGTGCCGCTGTCGGTTTATACCGAACAGGTCAAGCGCCAGTCGATCCGCAACACCCAGATCACCCGCGAGCATCTGACCACCGCGATGGACCATCTGGTGCTGCCTGCCGATTTGTTGTCCAACCTTGGCCCCGCTGTCAGCGCCGGCCGCTCGATCCTGATGTATGGGCCGCCCGGCAACGGGAAATCCTCGATCTCCAACGGGATCAGGGATGCGCTGGGGGACAAGATCTATGTGCCGCGCGCGATCGCATATTCCGGTCAGGTCATCACCGTCTATGACCCTGTCGTGCATTCCGCAGCCGAAGATGACCTGGATGACCCCAGCAGCCTGCGCCGCACCTCGGGGCGGTTTGATACGCGCTATGTGCGCTGCGAACGGCCCACGGTCATCACCGGCGGTGAATTGTCGCTGGCGATGCTGGATCTTGTCTATAACCCGACCGCGCGGACCTATCAGGCACCCTTGCAGCTGAAATCGACCGGCGGCATCTTTATCGTCGACGACCTTGGTCGTCAGGCCGAACCGCCGCAGATGCTGGTCAACCGCTGGATCGTGCCGCTGGAAGAAGACAAGGACATTCTGGCCCTGCAATCGGGCGAAAAGTTCGAAGTGCCTTTCGACACGCTGGTAATCTTCTCGACCAATTTCCACCCCAATACGATCTTCGACAAGGCGGCCTTGCGGCGGATTTTCTACAAGATCAAGATCGACGGCCCCAGTCAGGAAGATTACCTCAAGATTTTCGCCATGGTCGCGCGCAAGCGCAAGATGCCGCTGGACGAGGAGACGCTGGTCCATCTGCTGAACCGGCGCTACCCCGAAATCGACAATATCTATGCGAATTATCAGCCGGTCTTTCTGATCGACCAGATGATCGCGATCTGCGAATTCGAAGGCATCCCCTATCAGATGTCGCCCGAGCTGATCGACCGGGCATGGGCCAATATGTTCGTCGCGGACGAAGACATCCTGCGATAG
- a CDS encoding prepilin peptidase → MGLTATAASWFLPAVIPVALYVAWSDLARMKIPNMAVYALVFSFALLGLIALPFSQYLWHWLHLPVMLGVGIILNLARVLGAGDAKFTAAAAPFIATADLPLVLPLFAACLMAGLATHRLVQISPLRRLVPHWASWSTPHRFPMGFPLAMTLVFYLALVAIYR, encoded by the coding sequence ATGGGATTGACCGCCACTGCCGCCTCTTGGTTCCTGCCTGCCGTGATCCCCGTTGCGCTCTATGTCGCATGGAGCGATCTTGCGCGCATGAAAATCCCCAATATGGCGGTTTATGCGCTGGTGTTCAGCTTTGCCCTGCTGGGCCTGATCGCCCTGCCCTTCAGCCAATATCTGTGGCATTGGCTGCATCTGCCGGTCATGCTGGGGGTCGGGATCATCCTGAATTTGGCCCGCGTGCTGGGGGCGGGGGATGCAAAATTCACCGCGGCCGCGGCCCCTTTCATTGCCACAGCGGATCTGCCTTTGGTGCTGCCCTTATTCGCGGCCTGTCTGATGGCGGGTCTGGCGACGCATCGGCTGGTGCAAATCAGCCCCCTGCGCCGGCTGGTGCCGCATTGGGCAAGCTGGTCCACGCCCCACCGCTTTCCGATGGGATTTCCGCTGGCGATGACGCTGGTATTTTATCTGGCGCTGGTGGCAATCTATCGCTGA
- a CDS encoding tetratricopeptide repeat protein, giving the protein MRHLFFIPLFAIALSACDQSGTGDVEQALRDINVVDDTNLNDVMLTVGDPDEAVNYFANANNNDPGRIDLQRGLAMSLVRARRPTEAVAAWQAVTAHPDATHDDRLNLTDAYIRSNLWDEAAATLNTIPPTFETFERYRLEAMVADSRQQWDKADSFYETAVGLTTRPGPVYNNWGFSKLTRGDYPAAERLFADALRFNPALFTAKNNLVLARGAQRNYALPVVAMTQVERAQLLHTMALTAIKQNDVTIGKSLLNDAINTHPQYFEAAVRALEALENNAVN; this is encoded by the coding sequence ATGCGCCATCTCTTTTTCATACCGCTTTTCGCCATCGCCCTGTCGGCCTGCGACCAATCCGGCACCGGGGATGTGGAACAGGCACTGCGCGATATCAACGTGGTTGATGACACCAACCTCAATGACGTGATGCTGACGGTGGGCGATCCAGACGAAGCCGTGAATTACTTTGCCAATGCCAATAACAACGACCCCGGCCGCATTGATCTGCAACGCGGGCTGGCGATGTCGCTGGTCCGCGCGCGCCGCCCAACCGAGGCAGTGGCCGCCTGGCAGGCCGTCACAGCGCATCCTGATGCCACGCATGATGACCGGCTGAACCTGACCGATGCCTATATCCGCAGCAACCTTTGGGACGAGGCGGCAGCGACCTTGAACACGATTCCGCCGACCTTTGAAACCTTTGAACGCTACCGGCTAGAAGCCATGGTCGCCGACAGCCGCCAGCAATGGGACAAGGCCGATAGTTTCTATGAAACCGCTGTCGGGCTGACCACGCGACCCGGACCGGTCTATAATAACTGGGGCTTTTCCAAATTGACGCGGGGCGATTACCCCGCCGCCGAACGGCTGTTTGCCGATGCTTTGCGGTTCAACCCGGCCTTGTTCACCGCCAAGAACAACCTGGTTCTGGCGCGCGGTGCGCAACGCAATTACGCCCTGCCCGTCGTGGCCATGACCCAGGTCGAACGCGCGCAATTGCTGCACACGATGGCGCTGACCGCGATCAAGCAAAATGACGTCACGATTGGCAAATCTTTGTTGAACGACGCGATCAACACCCATCCGCAATATTTCGAGGCTGCGGTCCGCGCGCTTGAAGCGCTTGAAAACAACGCTGTGAACTGA
- a CDS encoding tetratricopeptide repeat protein: MGIHPGMLTFALVMMTACTAGELNRSSDGTFAPGTAGIGNIDGLIVGHRLMAAGEFDLALKAYHRAAAQQGLNVDTMSAIGSANLQLRRLGQAESWLRRAVAEDPSFPPAWNNLGVVLTERGKLGEATEAFRRAFAADNGNSDEIRENLRLSLAQFEDSDDDIAKDIQNFSLIRRGAGDFVLMSDL; the protein is encoded by the coding sequence ATGGGCATTCATCCGGGCATGCTGACCTTTGCATTGGTCATGATGACCGCCTGCACCGCGGGCGAGCTGAACCGGTCCAGTGACGGCACTTTCGCGCCGGGCACTGCCGGGATTGGCAATATCGACGGGCTGATCGTGGGCCACCGGTTGATGGCGGCGGGGGAATTCGATCTGGCGCTGAAGGCCTATCATCGCGCCGCCGCCCAGCAAGGGTTGAACGTCGATACGATGTCGGCCATCGGCTCGGCCAATCTGCAACTGCGGCGCTTGGGGCAGGCAGAAAGCTGGTTGCGGCGCGCTGTCGCCGAAGACCCAAGCTTTCCGCCCGCCTGGAACAATCTGGGTGTGGTCCTGACAGAACGCGGCAAGCTTGGCGAAGCGACAGAGGCGTTCCGCCGCGCTTTTGCTGCAGATAACGGCAATTCGGACGAAATCCGCGAGAATCTGCGCCTATCGCTCGCGCAATTCGAGGATTCCGATGACGATATTGCAAAAGACATTCAGAATTTCAGCCTGATCAGGCGTGGTGCCGGTGACTTCGTGTTGATGTCGGATCTCTAG
- a CDS encoding type II secretion system F family protein, producing the protein MQAIQTFMFDLLGPFGPLVMVGLLGLFMILITLPVLLRREQDPLDRLKAATNPADKKDKTERLRAASSKDTLEKYSNFLEPQNAEEYSAVKLKLLQSGYRSKNAVRIYHFLQFALGITGLFGGGIYALIEMAQRTVETQELVMMILVPGGIGYLFPKYWVTRRVELRKEAITQAFPDALDLMLVCVEAGQSLDQSILRVSHELRTGYPELAAEFEIVSQEAKAGKDKTTVLKDLSERCGVPDIASFVTVMVQSAQFGTSISDALRVYASEMRDKRVMRAEEAANKLPTKMTLATMMLTVPPLMAILIGPSIYAIATSLG; encoded by the coding sequence ATGCAAGCCATCCAAACCTTCATGTTCGATCTTCTTGGCCCCTTCGGTCCCTTGGTCATGGTTGGACTTTTGGGGCTGTTCATGATCCTGATAACCTTGCCGGTCCTGCTGCGGCGCGAACAGGACCCGCTTGACCGGCTCAAGGCTGCGACCAATCCGGCCGACAAGAAAGACAAGACCGAACGTCTGCGCGCGGCATCCAGCAAGGATACGCTGGAAAAATATTCCAACTTTCTTGAACCGCAGAACGCCGAGGAATATTCCGCCGTCAAGCTGAAGCTGCTGCAATCAGGATATCGCAGCAAGAACGCTGTGCGCATTTACCATTTCCTGCAATTCGCCTTGGGCATCACCGGCCTGTTCGGTGGCGGTATCTATGCCTTGATCGAAATGGCGCAGCGCACGGTCGAGACACAAGAACTGGTCATGATGATCCTGGTGCCCGGCGGCATCGGCTATCTGTTCCCGAAATATTGGGTCACGCGCCGCGTTGAACTGCGCAAAGAGGCGATCACCCAGGCCTTTCCCGATGCGCTTGACCTGATGCTTGTCTGCGTCGAGGCGGGACAATCGCTTGACCAATCCATCTTGCGCGTCTCGCATGAATTGCGCACCGGCTATCCCGAACTGGCCGCAGAATTCGAGATCGTCAGCCAGGAGGCCAAGGCCGGCAAGGACAAGACCACCGTTCTCAAGGATCTGTCCGAACGCTGCGGCGTGCCCGATATCGCCAGCTTTGTGACGGTCATGGTGCAATCGGCGCAATTCGGCACGTCCATTTCGGATGCGCTGCGGGTCTATGCCTCTGAAATGCGCGACAAACGCGTGATGCGCGCCGAAGAGGCCGCCAACAAGCTGCCGACCAAGATGACGCTGGCCACCATGATGCTGACCGTGCCGCCGCTGATGGCGATCCTGATCGGACCGTCGATCTATGCGATCGCAACCAGCCTGGGATAG
- a CDS encoding type II secretion system F family protein, protein MISIEPIIYVLIFIAVLALVQGAYLVIFGKSISMDGKVNRRLEMLDKGGNREQVLDQLRKEMTQHMKSQSIPLYSLLATKAQKANIAFSPAQIIMMMGAVSIAAFILLTLFAEVATAVRALISLLMGVGGVYLWISRKATQRMNMISEQLPDAVELMVRSLRVGHPFSTAISIVAKEVPDPLGTEIGIIADETAYGRDMGETLKAMAERLDNQDLRFLAVAVTIQQSSGGNLVEILDGLAKVIRARFRLFRRVNAITAEAKWSGNLLSGFPILALIGINIVQPNYFDDVMESPMFIPACFVVAAFLVLNLIVMRGLTNIKV, encoded by the coding sequence ATGATTTCTATCGAACCCATCATCTATGTCCTGATTTTCATTGCGGTTCTGGCGCTTGTGCAGGGCGCCTATCTGGTGATTTTCGGCAAGTCGATCAGCATGGATGGCAAGGTCAACCGCCGTCTTGAAATGCTCGACAAGGGCGGCAACCGCGAACAGGTGCTTGACCAGCTGCGCAAAGAGATGACGCAGCATATGAAATCGCAGAGCATCCCGCTCTATTCATTGCTGGCGACCAAGGCACAAAAAGCGAATATCGCCTTTTCGCCGGCGCAGATCATCATGATGATGGGCGCGGTCAGCATCGCCGCTTTCATCTTGCTGACGCTTTTCGCAGAGGTGGCGACCGCCGTGCGCGCGCTGATCAGCCTGCTGATGGGTGTCGGCGGGGTCTATCTGTGGATCAGCCGCAAGGCGACCCAGCGGATGAACATGATTTCCGAACAATTGCCCGATGCCGTGGAACTGATGGTCCGGTCGCTGCGCGTGGGGCATCCGTTTTCAACGGCGATCAGTATCGTCGCCAAAGAGGTTCCCGATCCGCTGGGCACCGAAATCGGCATCATCGCTGATGAAACCGCCTATGGGCGCGACATGGGCGAAACGCTCAAGGCGATGGCGGAACGGCTGGACAATCAGGATTTGCGCTTTCTGGCGGTGGCGGTGACGATCCAGCAATCCTCGGGCGGCAATCTTGTGGAAATTCTTGATGGTCTGGCCAAGGTGATCCGCGCCCGGTTCCGCCTGTTCCGCCGCGTGAATGCCATCACCGCCGAGGCGAAATGGTCTGGCAATCTGCTGTCGGGTTTTCCGATCCTCGCGCTGATCGGGATCAATATTGTGCAGCCGAATTATTTCGACGACGTCATGGAAAGCCCGATGTTCATTCCGGCCTGTTTCGTGGTTGCTGCGTTTTTGGTGCTGAACCTGATCGTGATGCGCGGCCTCACCAACATCAAAGTCTGA